AAGCTACAAAAGAAGCTCTTATCAAAGCCATCGAGCTGGATGTGGTCATCACTTTAGCCACTGGAAGAATGTTTGCATCGGCAAAACAAATTGCTGCACAAATTAATTTAAATGTCCCGTTGATCACATATCAAGGTTCACTTGTTAAAAATTTATTGGATGAAGAAGTTATCTATGAGCGTTCAGTACCTGAAGCAATTAGTGACTATGTATTCAAATATGCAGAAGAAAATAAATATCACCTTCAGGTATATCATGGGGATGAGCTCTATGTAAAAGAAGAAAATGACATCGTCAAAGAATATTCAGAGGTTTCTAAAGTTCCGTTTAAAGTTGAAGCGGATTTTCAAACTCTTGTATCTAAACCATTAACAAAACTTCTAATCATCAATCAGCCAGAGGTTATAGATCAAATTGCAATTGACTTGCAGCAAAAAATCGGAGATCAAGTTCATATTACAAAATCAAAACCATTTTTCTTAGAAATTGTTCATAAAGAAGCTACAAAGGGACATGCACTACAGTTTTTAGCCCAGCATTATGGTTGTGATATATCTGAAGTTATTGCAATTGGAGACAGCTGGAACGATCACGAAATGTTAGAGGTGGCAGGTCTAGGTGTAGCTATGAATAACGCTGTTCCTGCACTGAAGGAAATTGCGAATTATATTACTCATAGTAATAATGAAGATGGCGTGAAGCACGTCATTGATAAATTTATTTTAAACGCAGATTAAGTAATCTCACCCTAATAGTGAGATTTTCATTCTACACTTCAATAACTATTATCCTGCCTCTGCAATTTCAAGGGCAAAATATAATAGATAACTCCCCTCATTTTAATAGAGATAGTATATTCTATTTTGAAGCTTGGTTTGTATGGATGAGTATTACTAAAATTGAAAACTAGATATAGTATAAGGTTCGATAGCCTAAGCCATGCTGTCGGTAAAACTATATATGCCGTCAAGAAACAAGACTATGGAAATTTGACATTATGTTTCAAAAACTAGAATATACTTAAGTTCCATTCTTGTGATAAACGAGTTAACAACCTAATTCCAGCAATACTATTCCCCTTATAATCTAATGCTGGACCAATAACACCGATCCCCATATTTGGAGCAACTGATAGAATTCCGCCAGAAACACCACTTTTGGCAGGAATGCCAGCTTCAATGGCAAATTCCCCTGATGCGTTATACATACCGCAAGTAATCATAAATGTTTTAGCAATTTGAACATATCTTTTAGGAATTAGCTGCTTAGATGTTGCAGGGTCTTTTCCATTGTTGGCTAATATCATACCCATACGAGCTAAATTGCTACAACTAGTTTCAATCGAACATTGCTTAAAATATACCTCTAAATGTTCTTCCACATTTCCTTCTAAGATTAGGTTGTCCTTTAACAAATAAGCCAATGCACGGTTACGATGTGCTGTTTGATCCTCTGAACGATATACTTTTTCATTATATGAAATAGAATCATCTCCGCTCAGCATTTGAATAAAAGATAAAATTCGTTCAAAGCGATGATTTACATTATCACCATCAATGAAAGAAGTAACCGTAATCGCACCTGCATTAATCATTGGATTAAAAGGTTTACCAGGGGTTACAATTTCTAGTTTCATTAATGAGTTATACATATCCCCTGTCGGTTCCATGCCTACTTTATCAAAAACCTGTTTTTCTCCCCGATCCATTAATGCTAATAATAATGTAAAAACTTTAGATATGCTCTGAAGTGTAAATTTTGGCATACATTCTCCTGCAGATACAGGTTCTTTGCCAACTTCATGTACTGTAATGCCTAATAAGTCTCCAGGTACTTTGGACAGTTCAGGAATGTAACTTGCCACTTTTCCTTCATTGCAGTGGTTTTTGCTTTCTTTAATTAGTGAATCTAAGATTGAATAATCCACGATCATCATCACCCTATTTATTTTCTTTTTCTGCACGAGACATATATTCATTGTAAAGTTGATCATCACTTTTCACAACTTTTCTGAT
The window above is part of the Chengkuizengella sp. SCS-71B genome. Proteins encoded here:
- a CDS encoding Cof-type HAD-IIB family hydrolase, with the protein product MKYKMVAIDVDDTLINDDRIVTEATKEALIKAIELDVVITLATGRMFASAKQIAAQINLNVPLITYQGSLVKNLLDEEVIYERSVPEAISDYVFKYAEENKYHLQVYHGDELYVKEENDIVKEYSEVSKVPFKVEADFQTLVSKPLTKLLIINQPEVIDQIAIDLQQKIGDQVHITKSKPFFLEIVHKEATKGHALQFLAQHYGCDISEVIAIGDSWNDHEMLEVAGLGVAMNNAVPALKEIANYITHSNNEDGVKHVIDKFILNAD
- the glsA gene encoding glutaminase A, which translates into the protein MIVDYSILDSLIKESKNHCNEGKVASYIPELSKVPGDLLGITVHEVGKEPVSAGECMPKFTLQSISKVFTLLLALMDRGEKQVFDKVGMEPTGDMYNSLMKLEIVTPGKPFNPMINAGAITVTSFIDGDNVNHRFERILSFIQMLSGDDSISYNEKVYRSEDQTAHRNRALAYLLKDNLILEGNVEEHLEVYFKQCSIETSCSNLARMGMILANNGKDPATSKQLIPKRYVQIAKTFMITCGMYNASGEFAIEAGIPAKSGVSGGILSVAPNMGIGVIGPALDYKGNSIAGIRLLTRLSQEWNLSIF